In the genome of Candidatus Krumholzibacteriia bacterium, the window ACTGTCCGCTCGACCGCGACGAGTACGAGGCTTTCGTCGATGCGCTGCTCGCCGCCGAGCGCGTTCCGATGAAGGACTTCGAGAAGGCCGCCTATTTCCAGGGCTGCATGCCGATCGAGGTCATCGCCGAGCGCGGGCGCGAGAGTCTACGTTTCGGACCCATGCGTCCGGTGGGTCTGAAGGACCCGCGTACGGGACGGCGTCCGTGGGCCGTGGTGCAGCTGCGGCAGGAGACCCGCGACGGCACGCTGTACGGGCTCGTCGGATTCCAGACGCAGCTCCGCTACGGCGGTCAGAAGGACGTCTTCCGCCGGATTCCCGGCCTGCAGAACGCCGAGTTCGCCCGTCTGGGGAGTCTGCACCGCAACACCTTCCTGGATTCGCCGCGACACCTGGAGTCCGATTTGTCGTGGCGCAAGCACCCGGGCGTCTGGTTCGCCGGTCAGATGACGGGTTGCGAGGGTTACGTCGAGAGCCTGGCCGTCGGGCTGATCGCGGCGCGATCGATCGAGGACCGCGTCCGCGGCCGGGACTTCACCCCGCCTCCGTCGACGACGATCCTGGGCGCCCTTCTGGCCTATCTGCGCGACACCTCGATCGAGCGATTGACCCCGATGAACGTGAACTTCGGGCTCGTTCCACCGCTCGACGAGCGCGTGCGCGACAAGCGGTTGCGCAAGGAGGCCTACGCGCGCCGTGCGGCCGAACAGATGGAGGCCTGGGTACGCGGTCGCGACGAGAGCCCGGGGCGGATCACGGCGGATCTGCCGGGAGCCGTCCGCCCCTGATCGATCCCGGGGATTGCAAGGCCCCGCGCGGCGGCTACACTCCGCGCGCCATGAGCGATCGACCCGAAGAGCGATACCTGGAGCGATTGCGAGCCGTCGACGGTGCGTCGGAGCGCACGGTGGAGGCGTACCGGACCGACTTCGCGGCAGTGCGCCGCTGGGCGGAGGACGCGGGCCGTGCCCTCGACTGGCGAGTGCTCGACGCCGACGACCTGCGTGCCTTCCTCGCGGCCGAACGTCGGCGTGGCATCGGCGCGCGGACGCTGGCGCGGCGTATGGCCGCGCTGCGGGGGTTCTTCCGTTTCCTCGTGCGCGAGGGTCGGCGCGACGGCGATCCGACCGTGGCGCTCCGCCTGGGTTCGGGGCGCCGACGTCTTCCGCGGACCGTGAGCGAGGAACTCGTCGCCCGCATCGTCGAGTCCCCGGATCTCTCGACCCGCCGGGGCCGGCGCGATCGAGCGGTCCTGGAGGTGCTCTACGGCTCCGGGTTGCGCCTGGCCGAACTCGTGGGACTGCGGCTCGGCGACGTCGACTGGACGGCCGGCTCACTTCGCGTCACGGGGAAGGGCTCGAAGGAACGACTCGTTCCCGTCACGGACACGGCGAAGGACGCCCTCGG includes:
- the trmFO gene encoding methylenetetrahydrofolate--tRNA-(uracil(54)-C(5))-methyltransferase (FADH(2)-oxidizing) TrmFO, translating into MNEPRITIVGGGLAGTEAALQLADRGFDVDLYEMRPVRRTEAHRSERLAELVCSNTFKSERTDTPSGTLKVELELLGARLLPLARRARVPGGHALALDREIFGDLVTHEIEAHDRIRLIREEVSEPPVDGPTLIATGPLTAPGLQEWIHTEMGDEGLYFYDAIAPSVLLDSVDTSIAFRASRYEKGDADYLNCPLDRDEYEAFVDALLAAERVPMKDFEKAAYFQGCMPIEVIAERGRESLRFGPMRPVGLKDPRTGRRPWAVVQLRQETRDGTLYGLVGFQTQLRYGGQKDVFRRIPGLQNAEFARLGSLHRNTFLDSPRHLESDLSWRKHPGVWFAGQMTGCEGYVESLAVGLIAARSIEDRVRGRDFTPPPSTTILGALLAYLRDTSIERLTPMNVNFGLVPPLDERVRDKRLRKEAYARRAAEQMEAWVRGRDESPGRITADLPGAVRP
- a CDS encoding tyrosine recombinase XerC yields the protein MSDRPEERYLERLRAVDGASERTVEAYRTDFAAVRRWAEDAGRALDWRVLDADDLRAFLAAERRRGIGARTLARRMAALRGFFRFLVREGRRDGDPTVALRLGSGRRRLPRTVSEELVARIVESPDLSTRRGRRDRAVLEVLYGSGLRLAELVGLRLGDVDWTAGSLRVTGKGSKERLVPVTDTAKDALGSYLAGRLDATTWGAVRTGRIDARTAAAPVFAGRGGAAIARRTVQRVVERAVRETAGPRLSTHDLRHAFATHLLDRGAELRGVQELLGHADLSTTQIYTHVTSARLRNAFEAAHPRARTARAAEEDEG